In Nonomuraea muscovyensis, one genomic interval encodes:
- a CDS encoding single-stranded DNA-binding protein, producing the protein MAAGDTVITIVGNLVDDPELRFTPTGQAVARFRIASTPRFMDRQTNEWKDGESLFLTCNVWRQAAENAAESLQRGMRVIVQGRLKQRSYETKEGEKRTVYEVEVDEVGPSLRNATAKVNRTSRQGGGGGGGFGGGPADDPWASASPAPPQGGGGFGGGGGYQGGGGQQGGGQQGGGFGGGGDFSDEPPF; encoded by the coding sequence ATGGCAGCAGGCGACACCGTAATCACCATCGTCGGCAACCTTGTCGACGACCCGGAGCTGCGCTTCACCCCGACGGGTCAAGCGGTGGCTCGGTTCCGCATCGCGTCCACTCCGCGGTTCATGGACCGTCAGACCAATGAGTGGAAGGACGGCGAAAGCCTGTTCCTGACCTGCAACGTGTGGCGGCAGGCGGCGGAGAACGCCGCTGAGAGCCTCCAGCGCGGCATGCGGGTCATCGTGCAGGGACGGCTCAAGCAAAGGTCTTACGAGACCAAGGAAGGCGAGAAGCGCACGGTCTACGAGGTCGAGGTCGACGAGGTCGGCCCGTCCCTGCGCAACGCCACCGCCAAGGTCAACCGCACCTCCCGTCAGGGCGGCGGCGGTGGTGGCGGCTTCGGCGGCGGCCCCGCCGACGACCCGTGGGCGTCCGCGTCGCCCGCCCCGCCCCAGGGGGGCGGCGGCTTCGGCGGCGGTGGCGGCTACCAGGGCGGCGGCGGCCAGCAGGGCGGCGGCCAGCAGGGCGGCGGCTTCGGCGGCGGCGGCGACTTCAGCGACGAACCGCCTTTCTAA
- the rpsF gene encoding 30S ribosomal protein S6 has translation MRRYEVMVILDPSLDERTVAPSLDQFLTVVRNDGGTVEKVDVWGRRRLAYDIDKKSEGIYAVIDLSAEPATVKELDRQMNLNEGILRTKVLRPDVH, from the coding sequence ATGCGTCGTTACGAAGTAATGGTCATTCTGGACCCTTCGCTCGATGAGCGCACTGTCGCGCCGTCCCTCGACCAGTTCCTCACCGTGGTCCGCAACGACGGCGGCACCGTGGAGAAGGTCGACGTCTGGGGCCGTCGCCGTCTCGCCTACGACATCGACAAGAAGTCCGAGGGCATCTACGCCGTCATCGACCTGTCCGCGGAGCCCGCGACGGTCAAGGAGCTCGACCGCCAGATGAACCTCAACGAGGGCATCCTGCGCACCAAGGTTCTCCGCCCCGACGTGCACTAA